A portion of the Candidatus Saccharimonadales bacterium genome contains these proteins:
- a CDS encoding DNA recombination protein RmuC, giving the protein MEQTWLLVAITVQAVLLFGVIAYFMRRGDNDGRLNRLDDSLDKLTDSLNKQLGENQKMMVDNIHKQFSQSAKLITDVTKNLTELKETNKQVVNVTDELKTLQNILQNPKQRGVLGEYYLQTVLENVLPPERFSMQYRFKDGSVVDAAIFLDKNKVLPIDSKFSLENYNRLIEEKDSLRRAALVKQFKIDLKNRIDETAKYIRPNENTMDFAFMFIPSEAIYYDLLINKVGEAGTSSRDLVEYAFRDKNVIIVSPTSFMAYLQTVMQGLRSLQIEERAKEIQKGVGQLGRHIGAFDNFMQKLGNSLGTTVNHFNSAHKELGKIDKDVVKIADADPSIEPLLLDKPETDE; this is encoded by the coding sequence ATGGAACAAACCTGGCTATTAGTGGCGATTACGGTGCAAGCCGTTTTGCTGTTTGGGGTTATCGCCTACTTTATGCGCCGGGGCGATAACGACGGCCGCTTGAACCGGTTAGACGACTCGCTTGATAAATTGACCGACAGTTTGAATAAACAGCTGGGCGAAAATCAAAAAATGATGGTAGACAACATCCATAAGCAATTTTCCCAAAGCGCCAAATTAATTACCGATGTGACTAAGAATCTGACCGAGCTGAAAGAAACCAACAAGCAAGTGGTTAATGTAACCGACGAGCTAAAGACGTTGCAAAATATCCTGCAAAACCCCAAGCAACGCGGGGTCTTGGGCGAGTACTACCTGCAAACCGTGTTAGAAAACGTCTTACCGCCGGAGCGTTTTTCGATGCAGTATCGATTTAAGGACGGCAGTGTGGTGGACGCGGCGATTTTTCTGGATAAAAACAAAGTACTGCCGATCGATTCCAAGTTTTCTTTGGAAAATTACAACCGCTTGATCGAGGAAAAGGACAGCTTACGGCGGGCAGCGCTGGTCAAACAGTTTAAGATCGATCTGAAAAATCGGATCGACGAGACGGCCAAATATATCCGGCCAAATGAAAACACCATGGATTTTGCTTTTATGTTTATCCCCAGCGAGGCGATCTATTATGACTTGCTGATCAATAAAGTCGGGGAGGCCGGCACTAGTTCGCGGGATTTGGTGGAGTATGCCTTTAGAGACAAGAATGTCATCATCGTCAGCCCAACCAGCTTCATGGCCTATTTGCAAACCGTCATGCAGGGTTTGAGAAGCTTGCAAATCGAAGAACGGGCCAAAGAGATCCAAAAAGGGGTGGGCCAGCTCGGTCGGCATATCGGCGCGTTTGATAACTTCATGCAGAAGCTGGGCAATAGTTTAGGCACCACCGTCAATCATTTTAATTCGGCGCACAAAGAGCTCGGCAAGATTGATAAAGACGTCGTTAAAATCGCCGATGCCGACCCGTCGATTGAGCCATTGTTATTAGACAAACCCGAGACCGACGAATAA